From the genome of Meriones unguiculatus strain TT.TT164.6M chromosome X unlocalized genomic scaffold, Bangor_MerUng_6.1 ChrX_unordered_Scaffold_30, whole genome shotgun sequence, one region includes:
- the LOC110543037 gene encoding protein PPP4R3C-like — MEDKLHSVKVYVMMEDEQWEDIGSGQISSKYIERLQGVCLLVHSELDGSLIMERKIYPDVSYQKQQGDLIIWSEAKNHGMAIHFQEPNGCKEIWEDICQVQGKDPNVEITQELTYDLESFEDMPQIWNLAEIPNCEISMLENIADLFAFIREAPSHKERLALILENENYIKKLLQLFKTCEKQKNMQGLHHLHNIIKEILYLNNSRLFKIMFSDELIMDVVGCLEYDPGLDQPKRHREFLTQDAKFKDIIPTTHSKLRQKIHQTYRIQYIHDILLPTPSIFEQNILSDLKAFIYFNKIEIISMLQEDEFFLLEVFAQLKDKTLGDERRCELLLFFKEFCTFAKTLQSQKKDALLKILIKLGIMSALKVSIHMHDYQIKATALDIFTYLVEYNPRLIRVYAMEEAWDIRDDKDLIINIMIEQIICDPDPELSRGISLTSVLRVLLDTENMCLTSNGYERREFLNFFYTHCMSNLLAPILSTTVQKDSDNNRTNICPDNYENAQLFGVVLELLTFCIQHHSIYIKNYILSNNLLSRILMLMNSKHTFLILCTVRFMRKMIGLKDEIYNLYIIKKNLFEQVVNAFMRNGTRYNMLNSAIIELFEFIREENIKPLIANIVEKFFMAFESIDYVQTFKGLKTQYEEEKERENKTKRNLHTIIYKKIYCRRIKVMEVKIKEEICTSGENTEEEEEEEEEEEEEEEEEEEEEEEEEEEEEEAEAEAAAAILPSHYDMFREIEEANENEIDSLNRKSPEASECSSSHSGASANRMSWSHHSSKVALVDYSDDDDYDSDNDPHDNNENEVEDEEPPQKRPNLSL; from the coding sequence ATGGAAGACAAACTTCATAGTGTAAAAGTCTATGTCATGATGGAGGATGAGCAGTGGGAAGACATAGGCTCAGGACAAATTTCATCCAAATACATCGAACGGCTCCAGGGCGTATGCCTGCTTGTTCACTCAGAATTAGATGGCTCACTGATCATGGAGCGCAAGATATATCCTGATGTATCCTATCAAAAACAACAAGGGGATTTAATCATTTGGTCCGAAGCTAAGAACCATGGTATGGCAATTCATTTCCAAGAACCAAATGGTTGTAAAGAGATCTGGGAGGATATTTGCCAAGTTCAAGGTAAAGATCCGAATGTAGAAATTACACAAGAGCTTACCTATGATTTAGAAAGTTTTGAAGATATGCCACAGATCTGGAATCTGGCTGAGATTCCAAACTGTGAGATCAGTATGCTTGAGAACATTGcagatttatttgcttttattcgTGAGGCACCAAGCCACAAAGAAAGGCTGGCCCTGATCTTGGAAAacgaaaattatattaaaaaattgcTACAGCTGTTCAAAACTTGTGAAAAACAGAAGAATATGCAAGGCTTACACCATTTGCATAACATCATTAAAGAAATCCTATATCTCAACAATTCACGTTTGTTTAAGATCATGTTTTCTGATGAACTTATCATGGATGTGGTAGGATGCCTTGAATATGATCCTGGTTTGGATCAGCCAAAACGTCACAGGGAATTTTTGACTCAAGATGCAAAATTCAaggacattataccaacaacccACTCCAAACTTAGGCAAAAAATACACCAGACTTACAGAATACAATACATACATGACATTCTACTGCCTACACCATCCATATTTGAACAGAATATTCTTTCTGATCttaaagcttttatttatttcaacaaaattgaaataattaGCATGCTGCAGGaagatgaattttttttgttgGAAGTTTTTGCTCAGTTAAAAGACAAAACTCTAGGTGATGAGAGAAGGTgtgaattattattattcttcaaGGAATTTTGTACATTTGCTAAGACACTGCAATCTCAAAAGAAAGATGCATTACTGAAAATACTGATAAAGTTAGGCATCATGAGTGCTCTGAAAGTCTCAATACACATGCATGATTACCAAATAAAAGCAACTGCTCTAGATATATTTACTTACCTAGTAGAATATAATCCACGCCTAATCCGAGTATATGCAATGGAAGAAGCTTGGGACATTAGAGATGATAAAGACCTTATCATTAATATAATGATTGAACAAATAATTTGTGATCCTGATCCTGAACTTTCTCGTGGCATCAGTTTGACATCAGTTCTTCGTGTTCTTCTTGATACAGAAAATATGTGTTTGACATCTAAtggatatgaaagaagggaattTCTGAATTTTTTCTATACACATTGCATGAGTAATCTGTTAGCACCAATTTTGTCTACCACAGTACAAAAAGATAGTGACAATAATAGGACCAACATCTGTCCTGATAATTATGAAAATGCACAATTGTTTGGAGTAGTTTTAGAACTACTCACCTTTTGTATACAACACCACTcaatatacattaaaaattacattttaagcaACAATTTGCTCAGCAGAATATTGATGCTAATGAATTCAAAGCacacttttctgattttgtgtacTGTCCGGTTTATGAGAAAGATGATTGGCCTTAAAGACGAAATTTACAATCTttatataattaagaaaaatctgtTTGAACAAGTTGTAAATGCTTTTATGCGTAATGGAACTCGATACAATATGTTAAATTCAGCTATTATTGAGCTATTTGAATTTATAAGAGAGGAAAACATAAAGCCTCTTATTGCAAACATTGTGGAAAAATTTTTTATGGCTTTTGAATCAATTGATTATGTCCAGACGTTTAAAGGGTTGAAAACTCAAtatgaagaggagaaggagagagaaaataaaacaaaaaggaatttaCATACTATTATATACAAGAAAATATATTGCAGACGTATCAAAGTTATGGAGGTAAAAATCAAGGAAGAAATATGTACTTCTGGGGaaaacacagaagaagaagaagaagaagaagaagaagaagaagaagaagaagaagaagaagaagaagaagaagaagaagaagaagaagaagaagaagaagcagaagcagaagcagcagcagctatTCTACCAAGTCATTATGACATGTTTAGGGAAATTGAAGaggcaaatgaaaatgaaatagatAGCCTAAACAGAAAATCACCGGAAGCCTCTGAATGTTCTTCATCTCATTCTGGTGCTTCTGCTAATAGAATGAGTTGGTCACACCATAGCAGCAAGGTCGCTTTAGTAGATTACTCAGATGATGATGATTACGACAGTGACAATGACCCTcatgataataatgaaaatgaagttgaagatgaagaacccccccaaaaaagacctAATCTTAGTTTATAA